The Vidua macroura isolate BioBank_ID:100142 chromosome 29, ASM2450914v1, whole genome shotgun sequence genome segment agcagcagcatggccagcGGGGTGCCCAGCGCCACGGCCGTGATGGAGATCACCAGGGGGgagaaggtgtccctggggggCTCCCCAAAGCCCAGCAGCACCGACCTGCAGGAAGGGACGGCACAGATCAGCACAGGggtggggatgggctgggagccCTGGGGCTTCCCCACTTCAGAGGGTCAGGCCAAGATCCCACACAGGGCAGGATGAGGCTCCTCAAGGAACTGTGAAGCCTTTGCTGCAGGATTAGAGGGAAACTCTGACTTTGGAATGGAGACTGTTACTAAACAGAGAAACCCTATGACCTGCCAGTCTCCAAAATGCACATCGTTAGTGACCAGCAGCATCCTTTCAGACCCCTCTGCACATCGTTAATGACAAGAAGCATTCCCTCAGACCTTTCAGACCCCTCTGCACATCGTTAATGACAAGAAACATTCCCTCAGACCTTTCAGACCCCTCTGCACATTGTGAGTGACCAGCAGCATCCCCTCAGACCCCTCTGCACATCATTAATGACCAGCAGCATCCCCTCAGACCCCTCTGCACATCATTAATGACCAGCAGCATCCCCTCAGACCCCACTCACCAGCTGAGGTATCTCTTCTCCTGGTacacctctccctcctctcccccaaaGGACACATTGAGGGCGCTGATGGTGCAGCCGCTGCCCAAACTGTCCCCAAAGTAGGCCTGGACGACGCTGGACACGGGCAGGGTCCAGTtggccacctgcagcccctgagcccTGCACTGGATGCCGTCCTCACGCCGGGGGCTCCGCGAGCCGTAGGCCGTCGCCTTCCACTGCAGGAAGCCCAGCGTGGAGCTGCTGTTCTGGGACTCAGCTACCAGGGAcagcacctgggcagggacagcagggtcaccccctgtggcagcagctctctggccacagagagaaacagacaactttcccaggcatcgtcctgggaaaggcagtgagaagatcagagaaaagaatgagaaacaatacTTAACTTACTAGACCTGGtattgtgaacatgtggaaggTGTTACGTGCTGCCCTGATTTTTAGAACTGTTaacttttcttttatagttcttttgaaagttttaaagttctcataaaacttctttagccttctgataatgtttacatatttgagagtcagattCCTACACAATTtaatgtataaatagaatagtttacatatttctctgtgggtagAGAGAAACgattgattgatctttggaccagtgtggttggagaggtggtaattccatcctccaatccacggtcacctttggaattctagaaataccagatgtttaaataaaactggatctttttctcttttaaacttaCCAAGCTTCCGTGTACTCCTTTTGTGTCCAATAGTGACATTATGGaaatttgtttaccaaagggtggtttcttaatggtgttttaattaaaggacCAATTAGGTCAACTTGTATCATAACTGTCTATAAAAacaatgggtttcttaataaagatAGATTAATCAGCCTTCTGTGAATCATGAAGTCAGTGCTGATTACCTCCTGGCCGGGGGTCCACCTTACAAGGAAGAGCCCAGGCCGGGGCCACCCTGGCTCACCTGGAAGATGCTGGGGGTGTACTCGTCGTCGATGGATCTCTCGGCCCGCAGCctccgcgccgcccccgcctcCTCCACCGTGGCCACCTCCAGCACAAAGCGGGAGCCGTTCCCTCGTGGGGCCACCCCAGCCAGGATGaactccagctgggagctgtctGCCGTGTGCAGGAGGCTGGGCAGGCGCCTGGCACGGCCACCGGCTTCGTAGGCTGTCACCTGCGGGGGACAGAGGTCAGAGGGACAGCGAGGGACAGCgagggacagcacaggacagcacaggacagagagggacagagagggacagagagggtcagagggacagtgagggacagcgagggacagcgagggacagcacaggacagagagggacagagagggacagcgagggacagagagggacagagagggacagcgagggacagcacaggacagagagggacagagagggacagcgagggacagagagggacagagagggacagagggacagtgagggacagcgagggacagtgagggacagcacaggacagcacaggacagcacaggacagagagggacagcgagggacagcgagggacagcgagggacagcacaggacagcacaggacagagagggacagagagggacagagagggacagagagggacagagagggacagagggacagtgagggacagagagggacagagagggacagagggacagcacaggacaCGGGTCAGAGGGACagcaagggacagagggacagcgAGGGACAATGAGGGACATGGGGCAgagggacagcacaggacagagggacagcgAGGGACATGCTCTCTGCCCCCTGGACGTGCCCTGTGCCCCCGGACATACCCGGAATGCCAGGCTGCCATTGGCGAAGCCACCACCAGGGTCGGTGGCCGGGACCCCCCTGAGCTCGGCCGTCAGCGCCGTGTGGTTCAGGGTGTGGTTGAGGCTGTCCCAGGAGAACTCAGACAGGTCGTAGGTGGGGTAGAAGAGCTCTCCCAAAGGTTTGGCCTCGCTGAACTCGaacagctgcagggaagggaggggagaggggctgggagcaccggCAGGACGGCAGCTTGTGCTGTGATCCAGGGAACggggcagagctgcctcagccAAGCAGCCCAGACACATCCCTGGATGGGAATGGAGGGgatttccctggagctgggaagctGCCCAGGGATCCTCTGcacccccagctgtcccagagcagccccttgCCAGCAGTACCTTGGTGAAGACCACGGCTGTGGAATAGACCACGCTGTCGGGAGGGTCGATCCAGATGGCTCCAGCAGGACTGGGTGACAGCAGCTGGGTCCAGTTGACCCTCAGGGTACTGCTGGGGCTCTGGGTGGCCACCAGGAGCACGGAAGGGGCCCCGATGCTGCTCCACACGTAGTGCAGGCTGTCCCCGGGCCCCAGTGCCCGCACGTGCAGCAGGTTCACAGAGGAGCTGTTCCAGCCAGGGTTGTACTCCATGGACACCTgcggggcagggacagggctgggggtggctcTGAGCCCTGCAGGACAACCCCAGCGTGCTGGGAGGATGGGACATTGCAGCTGCCTCGGCTCCCGTGACTCTGCGGCCCTGGTGTTGCTCAACACGCTCGGTCAGCATTTCACAGCTTTGAGCTGCTTCCCATCCCAATGGCCCTtctctcccacagccccttcccatCCCAATGGCCCTtctctcccacagccccttcccatCCCAATGGCCCTtctctcccacagccccttCCTTTCCCACCCCACAGCCATGCTGGTCCCGCTGGATTAGGCCAAAGGGGAGACGAGGGACGGGGATGGGTGGCCCTGGGCCATGTCGCCGCAGGACAGGGGTGGCCGGGCCGGTGACCGCGGTCCCCGTGTGTCAGGACACGGGCAGGGGCGGTTCGGCTCCAGCCCCACGCGGGACGTGCCCGGTGTGAGGCCGCGGCCCCGGGGAGCCCCTTCTCCCCACGAAACCCAGCGAGGCTgggccccagcccagcccctgctccagcaggatccTCCGAGGCCACAAACTGTCCCAGAAGTTTCCCTTCAGCACGAGCAAGAACTTCTTAACGCCgagggtggcagagccctgAACAGCTGCCCTGGGCGAGCACGGAGGGTCTCGCTCTGGGCACGTCCCGACCCCACCTGGATGTCCCCGTGtcacctgctctgggtgacccCAGTGTGTCCCGGGATTCTGAGATTCCCaggaggggacacggagggggTCTCAGCCACCACCGCAACGCGGGACGAGCTCCGAGCAGCGGCCGGGGAGCGCGGCGGGGGCTCCGcacccggccccggccccggcagccccggtcCCGGTCCCCCCGAGCCCCGCTCACCTTccggccccgctcggccccgGCCGCCGC includes the following:
- the GLMP gene encoding glycosylated lysosomal membrane protein, with protein sequence MAAAAGLALLAALLAAAGAERGRKVSMEYNPGWNSSSVNLLHVRALGPGDSLHYVWSSIGAPSVLLVATQSPSSTLRVNWTQLLSPSPAGAIWIDPPDSVVYSTAVVFTKLFEFSEAKPLGELFYPTYDLSEFSWDSLNHTLNHTALTAELRGVPATDPGGGFANGSLAFRVTAYEAGGRARRLPSLLHTADSSQLEFILAGVAPRGNGSRFVLEVATVEEAGAARRLRAERSIDDEYTPSIFQVLSLVAESQNSSSTLGFLQWKATAYGSRSPRREDGIQCRAQGLQVANWTLPVSSVVQAYFGDSLGSGCTISALNVSFGGEEGEVYQEKRYLSWSVLLGFGEPPRDTFSPLVISITAVALGTPLAMLLLGSCLVLLAQRRRYSEYEPIN